A genome region from Gadus chalcogrammus isolate NIFS_2021 chromosome 7, NIFS_Gcha_1.0, whole genome shotgun sequence includes the following:
- the LOC130386201 gene encoding transcription factor Adf-1-like has product MSDESLITAVSECPVLYDLTLKAYHDLTKRNQAWRDISSMLGVTAEVSRKKWQYLRDKYLRERKAERDRKKSGAGATSFKRWKYMAIMGFLERHVKERVSSSNMEQGDYSRQEIAPEILALLAPSMSPQREVGL; this is encoded by the exons atgtcGGACGAAAGCTTGATAACAGCTGTGAGCGAGTGTCCGGTCCTGTACGACCTCACGTTGAAGGCCTACCACGACCTAACAAAACGCAACCAGGCCTGGCGAGACATTTCATCTATGCTGGGCGTTACAG CTGAAGTGTCCCGCAAGAAATGGCAGTACTTGCGGGATAAATatttgagggagaggaaggcagagagggacaggaagaaAAGTGGGGCCGGTGCCACCTCTTTCAAGAGGTGGAAGTATATGGCGATCATGGGCTTCCTGGAGCGCCATGTGAAGGAGAGGGTATCGTCTAGTAATATGGAGCAGGGAGATTATAGCCGGCAGGAAATAGCACCGGAGATCTTGGCCCTGCTAGCGCCCAGTATGTCTCCCCAAcgagaggtaggcctataa